The proteins below come from a single Odontesthes bonariensis isolate fOdoBon6 chromosome 18, fOdoBon6.hap1, whole genome shotgun sequence genomic window:
- the cd164l2 gene encoding CD164 sialomucin-like 2 protein: MQHLVPRVLCSALLLLAVVPFVYSQSDCSQAESCDLCVGESMLNLTGCVWRLCPNGNDTGACVADQGDSADSGMNCSWTRVSELCTVVETVAVGGGEGDSGDETSTEPSPEFSQAKFDMSSFIGGIVLVLCLQAGGLIAMRLLKSKEQSSYDPIEQPQ; encoded by the exons ATGCAACATTTGGTACCGAGGgtcctctgctctgctctgctgcttCTAGCAGTGGTTCCCTTTGTGTACTCACAGTCAG ATTGTTCTCAAGCCGAGTCATGTGACCTGTGCGTTGGAGAATCCATGCTTAACCTGACAGGCTGCGTTTGGAGGCTTTGCCCAAATG GTAATGATACAGGTGCATGTGTGGCTGATCAGGGGGATTCTGCAGACAGTGGCATGAACTGTAGCTGGACCAGAGTGTCGGAATTGTGCACAG TTGTAGAAACTGTCGCTGTGGGCGGAGGTGAGGGTGACTCAG GTGATGAAACTAGCACCGAGCCCTCCCCTGAGTTTTCCCAAGCCAAGTTCGACATGTCCAGCTTCATAGGCGGCATTGTACTTGTGCTATGTCTGCAGGCAGGCGGCCTCATCGCCATGCGCCTCCTCAAATCCAAAGAGCAGAGCAGCTACGACCCAAT AGAGCAGCCACAATGA
- the gpr3 gene encoding G protein-coupled receptor 3, with the protein MILNVSDLGWDESSGLDPFLPLDQQTNSSPPELPPLTIWGVALCVSGTLIAAENAIVITTIVATPSLRAPVFLLLASLGLADLLAGVALILHFLFRFCVEPSDWSELLTSGLLVTSLTASLCSLMGVALDRYLSLSHALTYGSGQSRRRAATLLLLVWLGACVIGAGPAMGWHCLKEQSSCSVARPLTRTYLSLLCGGFLVVVVVTLQLYAGICRVARRHAHAIATQRHFLPTNQPYASKHSSGRGFSRLILVLSVFVGCWMPFSLWGLLGDASSPPLYTYATLVPAAGSSLLNPILYSLRNKDIRKVLLHACCPKRCSHSTHIQNPVDV; encoded by the coding sequence ATGATCCTGAACGTCTCAGACCTGGGTTGGGACGAGTCCTCGGGCCTGGATCCCTTCCTCCCACTGGACCAGCAGACCAACTCATCTCCACCTGAATTGCCACCTCTCACAATATGGGGCGTGGCTCTCTGTGTTTCGGGGACTCTCATCGCCGCTGAGAATGCAATTGTCATCACCACCATCGTGGCCACCCCGTCCCTACGCGCCCCCGTCTTCTTGCTGCTTGCAAGCCTCGGGCTGGCTGATCTCCTTGCAGGTGTTGCATTGATCCTGCACTTCCTCTTCCGGTTCTGTGTGGAGCCCAGTGATTGGTCGGAACTGCTGACCTCAGGACTGCTGGTGACATCGCTGACTGCCTCGCTCTGTAGCCTCATGGGCGTTGCACTGGACAGATACCTGTCTCTGAGCCATGCCCTCACCTATGGCTCAGGTCAGTCACGTCGGAGAGCTGccaccctgctgctgctggtatGGTTGGGTGCGTGTGTTATTGGGGCAGGACCAGCAATGGGTTGGCATTGCCTTAAAGAGCAAAGTTCCTGCTCTGTGGCACGACCTTTGACCCGGACTTATCTATCCCTTCTATGTGGTGGCTTCTTAGTGGTTGTTGTGGTAACCTTGCAACTGTATGCTGGGATCTGCCGGGTGGCAAGGCGGCACGCCCACGCCATTGCTACTCAGAGGCACTTCCTCCCCACCAATCAGCCATATGCAAGCAAACACAGCAGTGGAAGGGGCTTCTCACGGTTGATCCTTGTCCTAAGCGTGTTTGTGGGCTGCTGGATGCCTTTCTCCCTCTGGGGGCTGCTAGGAGATGCATCCAGCCCTCCTCTGTACACCTACGCCACCTTGGTGCCAGCAGCAGGCAGCTCCCTGCTCAACCCCATCCTCTACAGTCTTAGAAACAAAGACATTCGCAAGGTGCTTCTTCATGCCTGTTGCCCAAAAAGATGCTCACACAGCACCCACATTCAAAACCCTGTTGATGTGTAG
- the wasf2 gene encoding actin-binding protein WASF2, protein MPLVTRNIEPRHVCRQTIPSSIRSELECVTNISLANIIRQLGSLSKYAEDVFGELFVQAGAFATRVNTLGERVDRLQVKVTQLDPKEEEVSLQAITTRKAFRSSLTQDQQLFTRPSLPMPVQETYVTCNPPPPLNQLSHYRDDGKEALKFYTDPSYFFDLWKEKMLQDTKDIMKERRKHRKEKKDHLNQRTLNPRKIKTRKEEWERRKMGEEFVVPKNELNSSEALNGSIGSGEGFTSEGLELSTGSYAYDPSSPLPPPGPDDFLPPPPPDMAYNDGQYSAPAQKRTSMLSPNHPPPAPPMASSPTSSRPNLAPPPAPPPPPPASGLGVPPPPPGFDTPPSPPPPASLATSYPSPPAPPPPPAMFAVSPPQPPMQMSSGPPPPPPPPPPPGPPPPSSDSSAAPRPSGGAPAPKPQPEPEDDPRSDLLQAIRQGFNLRKVEAQREQEKRDHIGNDVAAILSRRIAVECSDSEDDSSEFDDEEWSE, encoded by the exons ATGCCTTTGGTAACGAGGAATATAGAGCCGCGGCATGTGTGTCGCCAAACCATCCCTTCCAGCATCCGCAGCGAGCTGGAATGTGTCACCAATATCAGCCTGGCCAACATCATCCGGCAGCTCGGCAGCCTCA GCAAATATGCCGAGGACGTGTTCGGGGAGCTGTTTGTCCAGGCAGGAGCATTTGCCACAAGAGTGAACACGCTTGGAGAAAGAGTGGATCGTCTGCAGGTTAAAGTCACCCAGCTGGACcctaaagaagaagaag TCTCTCTGCAGGCCATCACGACCCGTAAGGCCTTCCGCAGCAGTCTGACACAGGACCAGCAGCTGTTCACCAGGCCGTCTCTGCCAATGCCTGTACAAGAGACCTACGTCACCTGCAATCCTCCTCCACCACTTAACCAGCTCAGCCATTACCG CGATGATGGGAAGGAGGCCCTGAAGTTTTACACTGATCCCTCCTACTTCTTTGACCTGTGGAAGGAGAAGATGCTGCAGGACACCAAGGACATCATGAAGGAGAGGCGCAAGCACAGA AAGGAGAAGAAAGACCATCTGAACCAACGGACACTCAATCCCCGAAAGATCAAAACCAGGAAGGAGGAATGGGAACGGCGTAAGATGGGAGAAGAGTTTGTCGTGCCAAAGAATGAATT GAATTCCTCTGAGGCTCTGAATGGCAGCATCGGATCAGGAGAGGGCTTCACTTCTGAGGGCCTCGAGCTGAGTACAGGCTCCTACGCTTATGATCCCAGCTCCCCTCTGCCTCCACCGGGTCCAGATGACTTCctgcctcctccacctccagaCATGGC GTATAATGATGGACAGTATTCAGCACCAGCACAGAAGCGTACCAGCATGCTGAGTCCAAACCACCCACCTCCAGCTCCACCCATGGCCTCTTCTCCAACAAGCTCCCGTCCAAACCTTGCCCCTCCCCCCgcacctcctccccctcctcctgcctctggTTTGGGGGTGCCTCCACCTCCCCCTGGCTTTGACACCCCTccctcacctcctccacctGCCTCCCTTGCCACCTCTTATCCCTCCCCAcctgctccacctcctccacctgccATGTTCGCTGTTTCTCCTCCCCAGCCACCTATGCAAATGAGTAGTGGACCACCACCTCCGCCACCCCCTCCACCTCCCCCCGGGCCCCCGCCTCCATCCTCTGACAGCTCTGCTGCTCCTCGTCCCTCTGGCGGAGCCCCAGCTCCCAAACCCCAGCCAGAGCCCGAAGATGATCCTCGCAGTGACCTGCTGCAAGCCATCCGACAAG GCTTCAACCTGCGAAAGGTCGAGGCGCAGCGGGAGCAGGAGAAGAGAGATCACATTGGCAACGATGTCGCCGCCATCCTGTCCCGTCGTATCGCTGTGGAGTGCAGCGACAGCGAGGATGACTCCTCAGAGTTTGACGATGAGGAGTGGTCAGAATGA